The genomic stretch GAAAGAGCTGAGTCATGCGCGTACTTATAATAGAAGACGAAAACATCATCCGCGAACAGGTCGCTGAAGACCTCAAAAAAAGTGGCTTTACCGTAGATTTGGCTGCCGACGGTTCACAGGGCTTGTATGTTGCACTCGAATACCCGATTGATGTTGCCGTCATCGACCTGGGTTTACCCAATTCCAAGGGTGGTCAGGTCAATAACGACTTGGGGCTGGATATTATCCGTGCTATCCGCGCCAAGGGACTGGATTATCCGATCATCATCCTCACCGCACGTGACCGCTGGCAGAGCAAGGTTGAAGGTCTGGAAGCAGGTGCTGACGACTATGTAACCAAACCCTTCCACACGGAAGAGCTCATTGCCCGTTTACGCGTACAATTGCGCCGCACCGGACGCTGGACTCAGGCTGAGCTTAATTGCGGCCCTATCCGCCTGAATACCTCGGAACAACGCGTGTATGTCAATGGGCAGGAAGTTACCCTGACGGCCTATGAATACCGGGTGCTGGAACACCTGATATTGCACGCGGGCGAAGTCATCTCCAAAACACGCCTGACCGACAGTCTGTACGAAGAAGATACCGACCGCGATAGCAATGTTATCGAGGTGTTTATCCGCCGCCTGCGCATCAAACTTGACCCGGATGATACGCTCAAGCCTATCGAGACCCTACGTGGACGTGGCTACCGTTTCACACTGACACGTACTTAATCGTACCCGGTAGTTACTCTCATGATCAGCTCTTTGCGCAGTCGCCAACTTATCAGCGGGTTTGGTGTCATCATGGTCGGCATTTTGATGCTCGGCAGCATGTTGCACTGGTTCTCTTACAGTTACAAAATCGACCAGAAACAGGCTGAGCTGAAAGAAATATCCTACGATATTCTTGGCTATCTGAACTTTCAGGATGGTCAGTTCAGTATCTTACCGGACGAGGATGTCAAAGCGGATGCCCGTAAAATGGTTACTGACCACAAATTGGATGATGTCACACAAAACCATTTTGCCTATGTCATTGATATAAAAGATAAAAAAATCGTCTGGAGTGCTTCCACACTGAGCAAACCCAGCAACGAGGTAGAAGATGACTACTACCTACGCTTCAATCTCGATAAAAACCTGAAAATCAGCTTTGAGCCATCCTTCGCTCAACTCAAGCCACTGCCTCCTAAAGATCTCCAAAAACTGGAAAGCGACCCCTTACTGAAGCAAACCTACACTCAGGAATATTTGCTGTCGATTCAGAGTTTTTTCCAAGCGGATTACGGTAACTTTCAGTTTATCGTCGGTGCATCTATCGCTGATATCGAAAAAGAAATGCAGGACATGCGGGGGAAATTTGCCATTCTGCTATTCCTGTCGGCAGTACTGGTGTTGATTGCCCAACTCGCCCTGAGTTTCTGGGTAGTCGCCCCCATCAAGGAATTTGAGAATGAGGTTAAATCCATCGAGGCAGGCGAACGGGAACTCATCGACAACCATTATCCTGAAGAACTACTGCCGATCAAAAACGCCCTGAATGGCTTATTGAGCTATGAAAAAGGCCAGAAACAACGTTACAAAGATACTCTGGACGATCTTGCCCACAGCATCAAAACGCCATTGACCGCGATGCAGCACCAGCTTGACCAGTTACACCAAACGAAACACCCCCCTCAAATTGAGGCTGTTGCTAAAGTATTCGAAACACAAATTGAGCGAATGCGTGAAATTGTAGGCCACCAATTACGCCGGGCGATGGTAACGAATCAGGGTGCTATGATCCTGTCGCAGCCAATACGCCCGGTACTGTTCCGTTTGCGAGAAACCTTACTCAAAGTCCACCGGGACAAGCCTTTTGAAATCCGCATCAATGCCGACGAATACGCCAAGTGCCGCATGGATGCTGAAGACATGATGGAGCTGTTCGGCAACCTGCTGAACAATGCCTGCCGGTTCTGCCAGAATATTGTGGAAGTTTCCGCCCATCAGGACAATAATATGCTGGTTATTGACATTGACGACGATGGCTTGGGCTTCCCGGTGGATAACCCCGCCAAACTCTTGCAACGCGGTGTACGCGAAGACAGCAAAAGTGATGGTCAAGGCATCGGCATGGCAGTCAGCACTGAAATCGTCTCTGCCATTGGCGGCAAAATCGAATTGCAAGTCTCACCGTATGTGGGTGCAAGGGTTCGCTTACACTTGCCAGTCTAATGCTTACGGCTGGCTAATCACCCGGATGGCAACTTTGTCGACAGCACCAGCCGTGTCAAACACCGTCAAGTCGTAATCCCCCGCCCGCGCAAAGGTATAGCGCAAACCTTGCTGACTAGCACCTACCCCTGCCGGTTCACCGTTCACCAACCAGAAATACTGCCCTACCCCACCTTCTGCCAACAAATCCACGGTTACACCTTTGATTTTTTGCACCTCAGCAACCTTGGGTAAATACAAACGGGTACTGTCATCCAAATGACGGATAGCCAGTTGCGCCCCGTCTTGATACTGACTACCCGGTGGGCAACTGGCATCAAATCCGGGCAGACGTATTTTTTCCAGCAAGGTATTCGACAACCACGGGCGCAACGCCAGCGGCCACTGAGCCACCTGCCGGGAAACCCGCTGCGGTGCGTTACACTCAGCCGTCACCCGCAAGCCCGTCAGCGGGTTAACCCAATAAGTCTGCAAACCAGCCGACCACGAATACTGTTGCAAATTCGGCAAGGTAGGCGGAATACGCTCATCCAGAATCCACGCCTGTTGGCGCACATGACACTGTTCCGGCGCAGTGCGGGCAGCACTTTCCCCCAAAGGCCAGCAAATATCCGTCTGCGTCACCTCCGGCGGACGTCGCCGCGTATTAACACCCCCACGCTTAGGCAAAGCACGAAACACATCAAACAGAATAGGCCCCGCCGCCGCCGCCCCAAAACTTCCCGGTAACGGCGTCCCATCCGGGCGGCCTGTCCACACCCCCACGGTATAAGCGTCATTGACCCCCACCGCCCAAGCATCCCGAAACCCATAGCTGGTACCGGTTTTCCAAGCCACACCCGTCGCATTGACGCTGCCTTCTGGTGCTGGAATACCCCGCAAAATATCCTGAATCACCCACGCAGCCCCGGCCGACAGCATCCGCCGCTCCACCACCGGCTCATCCTCAAGAAAACGGGGTTTAATGCTGATCCCTTGACGTGCAAAGGCGGTAAAACCACGCACCAGATCTTCCAATGTCGTCCCTGCCCCGCCCAGAATCACACTCAGATTCGGCTCAGCATTTTCGGGAAAACTGATCACAACCCCCCCATTGCGCAGCCGTGCCACAAAGTTAGCGGGTGTCAGGCGCTGCAACATATCCACCGCCGGAACATTCAACGATTGCTGCAAGGCTTGCGTCACGCTGACAGCCCCGGAAAAACGCCGCACAAAATTCTGCGGGGCATAATCATGCAGTTGCACCGGCACATCACTCAACAAACTCGCCGAATGCACCAAGCCATCTTCCAGCGCCATGCCGTACAAAAAAGGCTTCAAGGTCGAACCGGGGGAACGTACCGCCTGCACCATGTCCACATGCCCAAAGCGCTCGGCATTGTAAAAATCGGCAGAACCCGCATACGCCCGCACATACCCCGTAGCATTTTCCACCACCAAGACACCGATGGAAGCTTTTGCTGGCAAACCACCCACACGGGTACGCAACACATTATCCACTACCCATTGGGTATTGGTATCCAGCCTGGTTTGCAAGCGGGCAACGTTAGCCGCAAATGCCTGCGACTTCATCCGCTCAGCGAACAGCGGCGCGACCATCGGTTGCTGGAAACGCGAGCGCATCACCGGCTCATTCATGGCATCATCCACCACCTCTTGCGACCAGATACCCTGCGTTGCCATGCGGCGTAATACCTTGTCACGGTAACGTTGCGCCAGCTCCGGGTGACGGTCAGGGCGCAACCGCGAAGGTGCTTGCGGCAACACCGCCAATAATGCGGCTTCGGCATGACTCAAGCCCAGTGCCGGTTTATGCAACCAAGCAAAACTCGCCGTTTGCACACCTTCAATCGGCCCACCAAACGGGGCGAGATTAAGGTAAAAGTTAAGGATTTCAGCCTTGCTATAATGCCATTCAAGCTGCAAGGCGCGGAACATTTGCCGTAATTTCCCACTGATGCTACGGTCGTGCGGGTCAAGAATACGCGCCACCTGCATAGTCAGAGTAGACCCACCCGAAATAATCCGTCCACCGCGTAACCATTGCCACCCCGCCCGCACCAAGGCAAACGGATTAATGCCGGGATGCCAGTAAAACCAGCGGTCTTCGTATTCCAGCAGGGCTTGTACGTACAACGGCGACACCTCATCCAGCGTCACCGGGTAACGCCACACCCCCTCGTTATCGGCAAAGGCACGCAACGGAGTACGGTCTTGCGCCAAAATCAACACACTGTGTACCCGCCCAGGGTCAGGCAAAGCCCAGATACGGTCTGCCAACAAAAACAGCAATAGACCCAGAAAAACCGTGCCAACCAGCCACAACGGGTAACGGCGCGTCATGGCTCGCCCCTTACTGGATCACCAGATCGGAAGGAGCCGCTCCCATCCCATTCAACTCAGGCCGGTACATATCTTCCACATAAGTCGGTGGCACCACAAACTTGCCTGGTGACACTACCCGCACCATGTAGAACAAATGGTGGCGGGCTTTCGCATCCAGCGGCAAGGCTGCCACGTAACGGTCATCGCGGAATTCCTGGGTACGCAATACGCTACTGCCCATCAACTCCAGCACCGGCTTATCCATCCCTTCCAGTTGCAAACCTTCCAGCGACTCATTAGTCTGCAAATTGGTATTTTCCAGCTCAAAACCAGCAGGCAACAAATCCACCACCAAGGCATCGTTGATGTCGATACTGCTGCTCACCATCACATGGGTCAACAGCAAATCACCGGCCTTGACGTCTGAAGGTTGCACCAGCTTGCCATTCATCCGATACCAATTACGCTGCACTTCAACCGGGTCACTGTCGGGTGCTGGCGTACTATCCGGGTAGCCATCCAAGGTTAGTGAAGCGTAAAGTGATGCGTTGGCAGTAATACTCACCCCTTGCTGGAATTCATCCGGGCTTAAAGCACGGAACAACGTCTTGCTACCTGACAAATCCACGCTATCACTGCCCACTTTCAAACTGGCCTTCCAGCCAGCTTTGGCTTTTTCCTGCACTTTCAAGCCCGCAAGGAACACGAATAACTGCTCTTGTGTGCTGAAATAATTACGGTTGTGGATCAGATCAGCCAGCTTGTTAATTTCAGCCGCCATCTGGGGAATTTCAACCTTGGAGCGCATCAGCAGATAAAGCATCGCCGCCCGGTCACGCAAGTTGCTGCCGTAGTCGCCGAGGTATTTCTGTTCATCACGTACCATCGCCAGCCCACGCTGAATTGCCGCGTCACCACGTTTTGGATCACCACCCGGCACTGCTTTCAGCGCTAACCCCAGATGCACCAGCGGCAAGCCCGACACGGCTTTGCCCGCATCCTTGTCGTACATCACTTTCAGCGTACCCGGCGAAGCACGTTTCACCCGCGACAAGACGTAACCCGCATAAGCACGCGCCGCAAAATCCAGATGTTCTGGCACATCGGAAAATTCGTAACGGCTGGCCTCATCACGCTCACCTTCCGCCAAACGTTCTTCCAGATTCTGGAGCGAACGTTGCAATAACCAATCCGGCACAATAAAGCCCTGATCTTTCGCATCCAGCAGGAAATCCACCACATACGGCGTTAACCAGTATTCCTCCTGATAACCACTGTCACCACCCCACAAGGTGAAACCACCATCGGATAACTGCATCCCCGACAAGCGCAGCAAAGCCGCCGTGACCCGCTCATTACGCTCTTTCATCTCCATTGGTGGCAGCCCCAATTGCTCGGACACATTCGCATCCAGAAACAGGTAAGGCCATGCACTGCTGGTGGTTTGCTCCAGACAGCCATAGGGGTACTGCAACAAGTCTTGCAGAACCGTGCGTAACGGTAAGGGCGGCGTAGCAGAAAGGCTCAGGTTAGCCTTCAAGCCTGCGGGCAAGAAGCCTTTCAGGGTTGCCGCATCCAGTTCCATGGTTTCATTCGCCTGCAATTCACGGGTTTGAGACACGTATTGCGCCGGATAGGCAGGGCGCACGGACAGTTGCAACTGACGCCGGGCGGTAAAGTCCTTGCCGGTCAGTTCCAGATCGACCTGACCACGCCCAAACGCCTGATGCGCAGAGAGTGGCAAGCGCAAGGTTTCACGCTTACCCACTGCCAACGTCAGTTCACGCTCATCCGCAATGCCCGACAGCAAGGCATTACCGCTGAGTTTCACTTTCACGGACTGCGCTTCCGTGGTGGTATTGTTCAAATCTACCGTGAGGAAACTGTTATCACTCGCTGCAAGGAAACGCGGCGCCGCCAGCGTCGCGACGACTGGGGAAGCCACCTTCATCTCACGTTCGGCACTGCCAAAGCGTTCCTCAGAAGCCGCAACAGCCATCAGCCGCAAGGTTCCATCAAACCCCGGCAACGGCAAATCAATCTTGGCCTTACCCTCGGCATCAAACGCCACAGCCCCACTGAACAAGGACACGATCTTCTGATCTGCCTTTGCCAGCGAACCACCACGCCGCACCGCCGCATCACCGCCAAAACGCTGGTGCAAAGTTGCGCCCTCAGCACCTTCAATAATCTTGCCATAGTCATCGTACAAACTGGCAGCATATTGATGCTGTGAAAAATAGAAGGCAAACGGGTCAGGCGTCTTGAAATCGGTAATGCTCAACACACCCGCATCTACCGCTGCCACGGTCACGATAGCCGTATCCCCCTTGAGGTTATCAGCACTCACGGTAATGGTGGTGGTCTTTTCTGGCAAGACTTTCTCGGGGGCATCAATCGTCAGATTCAAACGCCGCGCTTCCCGGTCTAGCGGCAGGAAAATGATACCCAGCGCTCGGTTCGGGGTGATTTTCTGCTGACGGCTGGCTGGGCGGAACGCAGTCACACTGATATATAAATCATGCCGCGCCCAGTCATTGTCTACCGGAATATCCACGGTAAGCCCTTCTGCAGGCAAGGTCACATGCTTTGACCACAGCATCGAATCACCTTCCACCGCGACCAGCGCTTCGCCTGCCGCTGGCGGGGTAATCTTCAGCTTGACCACATCCCCTCTATGGTAGCTGGCCTTGTCGAGCGCCAGCTCAATCTGATCCGGGCGGGCGGTGGTATTTTCACTTTGCTCCCAATCCCAACCGGCATGGAAAGGGTAAACGGCTTTCAAGCCCGTTTCAGCATCTTCCACTTCCAGACGGTAGTAACCGTATTGCACCGAAAACACGACTTTGGCACTGGCAGCGGCATCCAGCGTCACTTTTTGCTGCACCGTCGGGTATTCACTGGAAATTTCCTTGCGCTGCCAGCCTTCGGCATTATTGTATTCCCAGAAATACTCCTTCTCTTCGCGCACCAGCGTCACCGCCAGCGTTTGGGTAGCGGGAGCAGGCTTGCCATCGGCATTGATACGCGCCAATTGGAAAGTCGCCTCACCATTGCCTGCAACGGTGTCTTTATCGAA from Thiothrix litoralis encodes the following:
- a CDS encoding response regulator transcription factor; amino-acid sequence: MRVLIIEDENIIREQVAEDLKKSGFTVDLAADGSQGLYVALEYPIDVAVIDLGLPNSKGGQVNNDLGLDIIRAIRAKGLDYPIIILTARDRWQSKVEGLEAGADDYVTKPFHTEELIARLRVQLRRTGRWTQAELNCGPIRLNTSEQRVYVNGQEVTLTAYEYRVLEHLILHAGEVISKTRLTDSLYEEDTDRDSNVIEVFIRRLRIKLDPDDTLKPIETLRGRGYRFTLTRT
- a CDS encoding alpha-2-macroglobulin family protein gives rise to the protein MGYQIRRVLPWLWVCLLLLLSGQIRAAEVTPPPVVSPQYTNEELLTQMLVVDVSERTLDNSPALAVTFSQDLDPAQNYNSFITLTAAGKMVDGSWVMANEPRRLFFSNIKPQTEYRVQIRPGVTSKNALKLQKPSDTSLKTRDITPAFDFATTGSILPAKLTGGLPIRVVNVPELDIEFLRVQPDKLPEMLKSVSLGSRLSQWQLEDIHSITESVYSRRYVTDAKPNARTSLLIPVEDIQELKTPGLYFAVMREPGRFNDDAYRISQFIVTNIGLHVRLYSRGLEVFANTLDSGKPIPGIQLKLQGEKEALTLETDEEGHVSFEHRPQGDLLLTAQQGEQFAFLDLREAALDLSEYPVTGLPDKPLAPFIYSTRDLFRPGEPMDLSILLRDRDGKAVSAKNLHLRIVRPDTKPLLEENLLAANEDLGFFTYRLPIPADAPTGSWKAEVRINAKDDAPISSFTFHVEEFMPERMRLALSVEDKLLTTGEKLIVAAQGDYLYGAPASGNKLTAVRTVAVNRHPLDAFKDYYFGDPADEKLVGREDLPEVLLNETGGGFVESPPLEGKINSPLTLSVIGSLHETGGRSVTRKLDVPFWPSQNLVGIRPLFDKDTVAGNGEATFQLARINADGKPAPATQTLAVTLVREEKEYFWEYNNAEGWQRKEISSEYPTVQQKVTLDAAASAKVVFSVQYGYYRLEVEDAETGLKAVYPFHAGWDWEQSENTTARPDQIELALDKASYHRGDVVKLKITPPAAGEALVAVEGDSMLWSKHVTLPAEGLTVDIPVDNDWARHDLYISVTAFRPASRQQKITPNRALGIIFLPLDREARRLNLTIDAPEKVLPEKTTTITVSADNLKGDTAIVTVAAVDAGVLSITDFKTPDPFAFYFSQHQYAASLYDDYGKIIEGAEGATLHQRFGGDAAVRRGGSLAKADQKIVSLFSGAVAFDAEGKAKIDLPLPGFDGTLRLMAVAASEERFGSAEREMKVASPVVATLAAPRFLAASDNSFLTVDLNNTTTEAQSVKVKLSGNALLSGIADERELTLAVGKRETLRLPLSAHQAFGRGQVDLELTGKDFTARRQLQLSVRPAYPAQYVSQTRELQANETMELDAATLKGFLPAGLKANLSLSATPPLPLRTVLQDLLQYPYGCLEQTTSSAWPYLFLDANVSEQLGLPPMEMKERNERVTAALLRLSGMQLSDGGFTLWGGDSGYQEEYWLTPYVVDFLLDAKDQGFIVPDWLLQRSLQNLEERLAEGERDEASRYEFSDVPEHLDFAARAYAGYVLSRVKRASPGTLKVMYDKDAGKAVSGLPLVHLGLALKAVPGGDPKRGDAAIQRGLAMVRDEQKYLGDYGSNLRDRAAMLYLLMRSKVEIPQMAAEINKLADLIHNRNYFSTQEQLFVFLAGLKVQEKAKAGWKASLKVGSDSVDLSGSKTLFRALSPDEFQQGVSITANASLYASLTLDGYPDSTPAPDSDPVEVQRNWYRMNGKLVQPSDVKAGDLLLTHVMVSSSIDINDALVVDLLPAGFELENTNLQTNESLEGLQLEGMDKPVLELMGSSVLRTQEFRDDRYVAALPLDAKARHHLFYMVRVVSPGKFVVPPTYVEDMYRPELNGMGAAPSDLVIQ
- a CDS encoding ATP-binding protein; amino-acid sequence: MISSLRSRQLISGFGVIMVGILMLGSMLHWFSYSYKIDQKQAELKEISYDILGYLNFQDGQFSILPDEDVKADARKMVTDHKLDDVTQNHFAYVIDIKDKKIVWSASTLSKPSNEVEDDYYLRFNLDKNLKISFEPSFAQLKPLPPKDLQKLESDPLLKQTYTQEYLLSIQSFFQADYGNFQFIVGASIADIEKEMQDMRGKFAILLFLSAVLVLIAQLALSFWVVAPIKEFENEVKSIEAGERELIDNHYPEELLPIKNALNGLLSYEKGQKQRYKDTLDDLAHSIKTPLTAMQHQLDQLHQTKHPPQIEAVAKVFETQIERMREIVGHQLRRAMVTNQGAMILSQPIRPVLFRLRETLLKVHRDKPFEIRINADEYAKCRMDAEDMMELFGNLLNNACRFCQNIVEVSAHQDNNMLVIDIDDDGLGFPVDNPAKLLQRGVREDSKSDGQGIGMAVSTEIVSAIGGKIELQVSPYVGARVRLHLPV
- the pbpC gene encoding penicillin-binding protein 1C yields the protein MTRRYPLWLVGTVFLGLLLFLLADRIWALPDPGRVHSVLILAQDRTPLRAFADNEGVWRYPVTLDEVSPLYVQALLEYEDRWFYWHPGINPFALVRAGWQWLRGGRIISGGSTLTMQVARILDPHDRSISGKLRQMFRALQLEWHYSKAEILNFYLNLAPFGGPIEGVQTASFAWLHKPALGLSHAEAALLAVLPQAPSRLRPDRHPELAQRYRDKVLRRMATQGIWSQEVVDDAMNEPVMRSRFQQPMVAPLFAERMKSQAFAANVARLQTRLDTNTQWVVDNVLRTRVGGLPAKASIGVLVVENATGYVRAYAGSADFYNAERFGHVDMVQAVRSPGSTLKPFLYGMALEDGLVHSASLLSDVPVQLHDYAPQNFVRRFSGAVSVTQALQQSLNVPAVDMLQRLTPANFVARLRNGGVVISFPENAEPNLSVILGGAGTTLEDLVRGFTAFARQGISIKPRFLEDEPVVERRMLSAGAAWVIQDILRGIPAPEGSVNATGVAWKTGTSYGFRDAWAVGVNDAYTVGVWTGRPDGTPLPGSFGAAAAGPILFDVFRALPKRGGVNTRRRPPEVTQTDICWPLGESAARTAPEQCHVRQQAWILDERIPPTLPNLQQYSWSAGLQTYWVNPLTGLRVTAECNAPQRVSRQVAQWPLALRPWLSNTLLEKIRLPGFDASCPPGSQYQDGAQLAIRHLDDSTRLYLPKVAEVQKIKGVTVDLLAEGGVGQYFWLVNGEPAGVGASQQGLRYTFARAGDYDLTVFDTAGAVDKVAIRVISQP